In Acinetobacter pittii, one genomic interval encodes:
- the ponA gene encoding penicillin-binding protein PBP1a, translated as MKKLSSLGFVRPIFLIIIIILVSLPMGFYGMYLYIAPSLPEMSSLKKAPLLKPLQVYTSDNQLIAEYGGKLSIPVEYKQIPPAFIHAFLAAEDSSFFEHSGISFKGLGRALSESVTGSDVQTGGSTITMQVAKNYYLSPERTLKRKITEIFLARKIEQNLSKEEILSLYVNKIFLGKNAYGIAAAAKIYYNKSINELSVAQMAMIAGLPKAPSKYNPVVNPERALERRNWILGRMLQLGYITQAEYQKGVAEPINLNMPNRDLNNIHPYAGEMVRSELVKHFGEQAIDSGYKVYTTINAKRQAIAEKSVQDGLEAYDRRHGWRGAEAHDKPLSEFRAYANTYPAQVTKVNSSSFEALMQDGSTVTVQWSGMSWARPYRNANSVGGAPSRASQIVKVKDIVRLRPNDNKTAWSLVQVPKVQGQLIAINPNDGSIEAIVGGYNFYQSKFNRALQGWRQPGSTIKPFLYALALERGMTPYSMVNDSPITIGKWTPRNSDGRYLGMIPLRRALYLSRNTVSVRLLQTVGIERTRQLFMDFGLQEDQIPRNYTIALGTPQVLPIQMATGYAAFANGGYRVQPHFIQRIEDAYGKVIYEAKPEYACIPCINAPDTTGDEQKPTTTDDEVIEVTNKDVEQKEKAAKQLNLKQTDKNNSQYRQAQRILKSSSAYDMANILRDVIEHGTGRAALKIGRSDLGGKTGTTNDAKDAWFAGFNGKLVTVAWVGFDQPTTLGRREYGGIAALPIWINFMGQALQGTPAAWVRLDKDAQGPISRDKQQTVTEVGDKKTYRAAPPLARPLYRPAPPQPKLSNDNDFSDLPGEEIVIPSKAAPPAMKPSQEPAPKREKDELENLINQIE; from the coding sequence ATGAAAAAGCTATCCAGTTTGGGCTTCGTGCGTCCAATTTTTTTGATCATTATTATTATCTTAGTCTCACTTCCGATGGGCTTTTATGGCATGTATCTCTATATCGCCCCATCGCTTCCAGAAATGAGTTCACTAAAGAAAGCTCCGCTTTTAAAACCGCTTCAGGTCTATACTTCAGACAATCAACTGATTGCCGAGTACGGTGGTAAGCTTTCTATTCCAGTTGAATACAAACAAATTCCTCCTGCTTTTATCCATGCATTTTTAGCAGCAGAAGACTCTTCTTTCTTTGAACATAGCGGGATCAGTTTTAAAGGCTTAGGTCGTGCTTTAAGTGAAAGTGTGACAGGTTCAGATGTGCAAACTGGTGGTTCAACGATCACCATGCAAGTTGCAAAGAACTATTATTTGAGTCCAGAAAGAACCCTAAAACGTAAAATAACCGAGATCTTTTTGGCTCGAAAAATTGAGCAGAATTTATCTAAAGAAGAAATTCTCAGTCTTTATGTGAATAAAATCTTCTTAGGCAAAAATGCGTATGGTATCGCGGCAGCAGCCAAGATTTATTACAACAAAAGTATTAATGAACTGAGCGTTGCCCAAATGGCAATGATCGCTGGTTTGCCAAAAGCACCATCTAAATACAACCCAGTGGTTAATCCGGAACGTGCACTCGAACGACGTAACTGGATTTTGGGTCGTATGTTACAACTGGGTTATATTACTCAAGCAGAATATCAAAAAGGTGTAGCAGAACCGATTAACCTGAACATGCCCAATCGAGATTTAAATAATATTCACCCGTACGCTGGCGAAATGGTTCGTTCAGAACTTGTAAAGCACTTTGGTGAACAAGCGATTGATTCTGGTTATAAAGTCTACACAACGATTAATGCTAAACGCCAAGCGATTGCAGAAAAATCTGTGCAAGATGGTCTTGAAGCTTATGACCGTCGTCATGGCTGGCGTGGTGCAGAAGCGCATGACAAACCATTAAGTGAATTTAGAGCATATGCCAACACTTATCCTGCGCAAGTTACTAAGGTAAATAGCAGCTCTTTTGAAGCATTAATGCAAGATGGCTCAACCGTTACTGTTCAGTGGTCAGGCATGTCATGGGCACGTCCCTATCGCAATGCAAATAGTGTAGGTGGTGCTCCTTCGCGTGCATCTCAAATTGTAAAAGTTAAAGATATTGTTCGTTTACGCCCAAATGATAATAAAACTGCATGGTCTTTAGTTCAGGTTCCTAAAGTTCAAGGTCAACTTATTGCAATTAACCCGAATGATGGTTCAATTGAAGCAATTGTAGGTGGCTATAACTTCTACCAATCAAAATTTAACCGTGCCTTACAAGGCTGGCGCCAACCGGGTTCTACGATCAAGCCATTCCTCTATGCTTTAGCATTAGAAAGAGGTATGACCCCGTATAGCATGGTGAATGATAGCCCAATTACGATTGGCAAATGGACACCACGAAACTCTGATGGACGTTACCTAGGTATGATTCCATTACGTCGTGCTTTGTATTTGTCTCGTAATACCGTATCAGTAAGACTTCTACAAACTGTAGGGATTGAACGTACTCGCCAATTATTTATGGATTTTGGTTTACAAGAAGATCAAATTCCACGTAACTACACCATTGCACTAGGTACGCCTCAAGTATTACCAATTCAAATGGCAACTGGATATGCAGCGTTTGCAAATGGTGGCTATCGTGTACAACCCCACTTCATTCAACGTATTGAAGATGCTTACGGCAAAGTTATTTATGAAGCCAAACCGGAATACGCATGTATTCCATGTATTAATGCACCTGACACAACAGGTGATGAGCAAAAACCTACAACAACTGATGATGAAGTCATCGAAGTTACGAATAAAGACGTAGAGCAGAAGGAAAAGGCTGCTAAGCAGCTTAATCTTAAACAGACTGATAAAAACAACAGTCAATATCGCCAAGCTCAACGTATTTTAAAATCAAGCTCTGCTTACGATATGGCGAATATCTTACGTGACGTAATTGAGCATGGTACAGGTCGTGCTGCGCTTAAAATTGGCCGTAGTGATTTAGGTGGTAAAACAGGTACTACGAACGATGCAAAAGATGCATGGTTTGCAGGCTTCAACGGTAAGTTAGTGACTGTAGCATGGGTTGGATTTGACCAGCCGACTACACTTGGTCGCCGTGAATATGGTGGTATTGCCGCATTACCAATCTGGATTAACTTTATGGGTCAAGCATTGCAAGGTACGCCAGCAGCTTGGGTTCGTTTAGATAAAGACGCTCAAGGTCCTATTTCTCGTGACAAACAACAAACCGTTACTGAAGTAGGCGATAAGAAAACTTATCGTGCTGCTCCACCATTAGCGCGTCCGCTCTACCGTCCAGCACCGCCGCAACCAAAACTGAGCAATGACAATGACTTCTCTGATTTACCGGGCGAAGAAATTGTTATTCCATCTAAGGCTGCGCCTCCTGCTATGAAACCTTCACAGGAGCCTGCGCCTAAGCGTGAAAAAGATGAATTAGAAAATCTGATTAATCAGATTGAATAG